GAGATTCGTACATTGCTGCAATATCATTACTGCTATGTAATCCAGCCATCGCCGCAACTGAATTCACATCTGAAAAAAAGGATAGTATCAGTTTATTGTTTAATCTCGATATTTGTTATACTAATAACAAGTTTTCATACCGGTTTCTACAGGGCAGTTGGTAATGTTTCCATTCTcagttacattattattaaaaatctttggATATggcaaagaaatttttagtgGCGCCTCGATATTGGACAAATATGTAGCTGACGCGTGAGATGTGCAtgtcaaataaaatgtcaTCATTTCATGTACACTGGAACAATTGTACGCTGATTTGATTAGTTGTTGTTTTGGAGATTCATGACAAGGCCGCTTTAGTCTTTCTTCTGGAATTCCTCGTAATGCTATACTTCGCATATCGTAGTCCATTGGTATATCGCAGCTCGGTGTCAAGCTTGTCCAAAGAGATCCTTCAAACTCATCcaatatatctattaaatccatttttattttcataggGAACGGCAGACTCAAAGTAGTCGCTGCGGCTTTGCGACCTAGTTTATTCAGATCGGCGCACAAGTCAGATAAACTGGCGTTAGTATACTTCTTGGTTCTGTATCTTAAAGTCAATGTATCCAAGGCAGTTGCTAGTATTGCACTActgtgatattttaattcaggTCTGTATGTTATGTTTTCGAATTTACGTGCATTGGCTGCAAACGGCCAACCGACTTGTCCACACGAAAGTGGACTGTAAAGCGACGAATATTCTCCAATGTGTTGCCAGCACAATGCTGTATTGACGATTTTGATTAGATCTGAGGCACTGGGCTCGCTATTGTTAAAATCTAGACATGGAAatgtcaaaatactttttccaTACTCATCACGCAAATGTTGAATACAAGATGCTCCGAGACCAGCAAAGCCGTCAGCAGAATCCACAAGtacctatttttaaaaatatattgcatgttataatatataaataattattctaaaataacattacataTAACAATGTACAAGTACCTGAAACCCTTGCATTAAATCGCACTCTTCCACATAAGATCGTATTCTGTCACAGAAGTCGTCAGAAAATTGTTCTGTAGTCCATAAATTACGACCATACGTGTATATATTGAATGGCTGTTCTGTACAATTGTGTGAATATTCTTTGACGATTGTCATTGTTCTTGGATGGCATGaaggtaaaaaataatcaaccCATGATTTCACATTATTTTCTAAGTTGAAAGATTGTGAGTCCACAGTTTCACTGGATTCGTTTAAACTCTGAATAAAAGGTGTTTTAGGATTAGGTTCGTCGCTGATAACTTCCAATTTTGCATTATCCCATAACAATTGATTATCTGACTTCTTGTTAAGTTCTGTATTGTATAAAGTGCCGTGTTCACTTAGATATCCTAATGCTCCTTTTAAATCTGCTATCAAGAGTCTTGGTGTGAATGTAACTTGCCTCtgaaacagaattatttcactgtaattaatattttatattgtaatacatgttgtaatatattttatattgtaatacatatattcatattcaaGCTTTTGCATACTACAACTTTGAATTCAACcctaaattttactaaaaaaaaatttatataaataagtttcCTAAAACTATAGTTTTGCAGTTATACAACTTCTCTTTCTTTGGTATTGtctattctatttataataaataatgatagagaaagaatcataatttttacaaattacacTTACTCGCTCATTTTCACCTTCTCTATACAAGACGTCATGATTTATTTCGGATGGTTTATTCGGATCGTATGTAAAATTAGAGTCctgcaaaaaaatcaatttaatgtattataatcaTTGTACATGTCAAAGATATGTCGagatttatgaattaaatatctatatataattatcacaaTACCTGCAGATTCCACCAATGTGCACCaataaaattggaataatgACCCAATTGAATGGTTAATATTTCTCGTGTTgtcatatttcaaatttataatctgttcagagaaaaattttatatatataccagAAAGATAAGGTTATCTTGCACGCGTCTATGCGACTGTAgaggtctgttttttatagctgaactggctgcactagttcagagtttatctttttctctccatATTGAAAGGATACTGCATAGATTGTTCGAACGTTTCATAGTAGCGCGTTAAAAGAAAAgcttataatattgtataatagttatattaattatgatgaaatttaaaattaattttgaaaaatttcccGATTATTCGGTTCCAAGATTAACGATTGAATTAATGGGACATTTTAGTGTCGATGGTGATGCGAAATATCAAGCTGATTTATCGcaactgaaatattatattcctCCTCCGATTCTTGATAATGTGTGTTACGATCTGAAGAGAAATTCTGAATGTTCTACTCGTTTTAAACCTGATGCATGCGAAAGATTGGATTTTATATTCCAATGGATTACGGAAAATTTTAGTCGACTTGAAAAACCATTATCAATGCAAAAAGAGCGTTGgtaagttatttaataattattatttaagtatataaaaCTTGTATAATGATTGTTATGAGTGTTATTGAGTTATTGAGTGTTATGAGTATATTTcacattgtatatattaattatgtattaattgtattgcattaattgtatgatgtattatattttacgacCATTAgatgacatttttatataacagtaaatatgtttcaaaatttacagTTTCTTTTGATGATAGAGTTCTCTTACTAATTtggatttgtttttttttaatttttaataaattatttaaatttttttaaaaagtaaaaaaaggttcagtgaaacaaataaataagtcATATTTTTCagtctatttttaatagatttgaataaaatgttagtttaaactttaaaaagtatataatattaagaattgTAAAGCTACTATAAATAATGACCcactttgcaattttatttgagaaattgaATCCTATTTTGTCAAGATgttttatgaaagaaatatactTGCAAATAGCAAAATTTTGGAACATTGcatataatgattatttttacattaattctgATAAAAGTAATTCTGATTAGGTTGGATGTAGATTTTATTTGCCGTCGTGgggtgttaaaaaaattattatgtagcCCATATGTAagatatgaagaaaatatggaggaagaagaaaaagataggAAGAAATGGATCATTTGTGCTAGCAAATATCGCGGAACAATATATCTACGCAAGTTTTATACAGATGAACAAGAGAAAATTACAACGGGATACAAATTTGAACAGTATATGTTAGCaggtattttacattttatatatatataaccaatTTGTTTTTGCTTTAAACATAATAGAacatattacttattttatttataattaatctaaCTTTAGAACAATActaaaaaagtatactttttattagatGATCCCTCGCATGAACCAGATCCATCAGCACCTCTTAATATATGTGAGGAATTTCATTGCGtgtttaaagcaaaatttggAGATCATTCTTTACTATATGGGGCTGAAATAGATGGTATTCTTTCACAAGAGCCTATAAATGATACAttgatcgataaaaatataaagcttgTTGAATTGAAAACATGTCCAATGCATTATGAACGTGGAAGATTTTACCCGGATAAAGCAACAAACTGGTGGagtcaaaattatttagtaggaattgataaaattatatgtggattaaaagataaatctaATACAGTAAGaatgataaaagaatattctacAAATTCGCTGATACCACGGTCCAAGGTAATAATTCTATCAATTctaaaaaagatttcaaaataTGTCCAATGAGATGCTTCttgatacattaattataaattatttattgtgtaGATTTGCTGTAACCAGAGAAAATGTGAAATGTtttgcaagatatttttagaCAATGTTAAAAGGATTGTCACTAAGGATTATAatgaatgtatatataaatttcactgGAATCCACGTACTAaagatattgtaaattatactgAAGAAGCTcctgataatgaaaattatattttcttaaaggAGTTTGTCAAGAAAGTAGAGGAGTGTAAAAATACTTATCAGTAAACGTGAAAATCCAAgagataatttgttttttatgctAAAAGATATAATAGTGTGAAAAGCTTactagattttatatatgattacataaacaaaaatatgatttacaaaaccatgacaatttttataaggaaacaaattatgtattttattttcaaggaaataaatatgatttattttaatcttgagatattttaataatgataacttTTCAGATTGCTAATACAGTAatgattattttgcattttatacaatttgttaaaaaatttccatagcatgaatatatatagtacatattgtatttgtattgtgtttaaaattaatatttaataaacctTTGAAATAAACCTTTAGTTTATTAATACGAGCTAAATATGACAAAGTTAAACGGAGAAACGACGCTTCTTACGGTGTCATAGTACGCGATATCATTCCAGGATCTCCTATTTCGCAAAATCTCTTAAATATTCTAGAAGAAAACAGAAAGAAGTTAGccgaagtaaaattatatgcaagCATGAAGATACTAAGTACCTCAAGATTTCCTTGCGCGTAAAAAACGTGCAATCCTGATAATCTTCGAGTTGCTCTTCAGTGAAAGTTGCCACTTTATTTCCCATCGCactcttattaattttaatattcctttttgaattttgatctagaatattattatatcttttattaagaaaattttacgtattaaattttttttacaaagaaatagatgagatatacatatattcatataaaaaattaaattaaatagaattataaaacttCAAATCGAATTAAAAGGAGCTGTATTACATTTACGAGAGAGCAATATggactaaaaaaattttttaagttttattttcttttcaccTTCTGCTCTTCCTTTCGTTCTCCTATGGTGATTggtttaaataatgtaaaaaaaaaaaatttttttagttgaaaAACCAACAAGCGAGATAAGCGTTAAAAATTAGCGAAGCTATACCAACATAAATGaagagtatttttaaaaagctctACTGTCGATAGCGGAATAAACtcttttttgtacatttgaaACTGACTATCTCAAAACCTATGGACCGTACTACAATCGCTTTCATCTCAtttgaaagataatttaattctctACAACAGCGCTCGGAaatagttgcacatttcgagccGATTCAGCAGACGACGtttcctgttcccccactaccgcccggccgcggCGGTCGAGCCgtcgatagctctggcgcaggagcgttttatataagaaataggctgaattgtttaggcatctttcagaaaaagtaatattttctttgctacataaataatgtttattttcattaataattaaatatatatattatgtattaatgaaaataaacattatttatgtagtgaagaaaatgtcaCGATTTCCTAAGAGATGCCTAAATAAttcagcctatttctaatataaaacgttcctaagccagagctatcggcggctcggccgccagcggccgggtgGTAGTGGGAGAACAGAAGGCGTCGTCCTGAATCggctcgaaatgtgcaactaattccgagcgttgctctacaacttttgtttcgatattatttgttaaaaaacgcATACTTTCCctgatatttgtaaaaatgtataaaataaccgTGATTTCAGAGGTTTTTGGGCGCTAACTTTTTAAGGAGCATTTTTCGACCTATGTTTAGGAAATATTTAGGAAATTTTTGATTCAGAATCAAATTTCTTATAAGATCTCAAACCTAACCTCGCCGGAACGTTCGCCACCACCCtctatatgtatgtatgtactttCCTTAGCTCAGGGGAACTCCTCAAAAAGTCCGGGAAAATACCTGAACTTCCGGGAACTTAATACACTGCATGGACTGCATTAGCATCATTGCAACGTAGGATACTGCATAGATTATTCGAACGTTTCATAGTAGCGtgttaaaagaaaagtttataatattgtataatagttatattaattacgatggaatttaaaattgattttgaatgTTTTCGCGATTATTTGCCTCCAATATTAACGATTATATTAATGGGATATTTTAGTGTGGATGATGATGCGCAATATCACGCCGACTTATCGcaactgaaatattatattcctCCTCCGATTCTTGATAATGTGTGTTACGATCTGACCAAAAATTCTGAGTTTACTCGTTATAAACCTAATGAATGTGAAAGATTGAATTTTATACTCCAATGGATTACGGAAAATTTTAGTCGACTTGAAAAACCATTATCAAAGCAAAAAGAGCGTTGgtaagttatttaataattatcatttaagTACATAAAACTTGTATAATGATTGCTATGagtgttattatattttacattgtatatattaattatgtattaattgtaTTGCATTAATTGTATGATGTATTATACTTTACGACCATGTAgatgacatttttatataatagtaaatatgtttcaaaatttatagttttttttgaTGATAGGGTTCTCTTACTAATTtggatttgattttttaaaaattttattaaattatttaaatttttttaaaaagtaaaaaaaggtttagtaaaacaaataaataagtcATATTTTTCagtctatttttaatagatttgaataaaatgttagTTTAAACTTTAagaagtatataatattaaaaattgtaaagctACTATAAATAATGACCTactttacaattttctttgaGAAATTGATTCCTATTTTGTCAAAATGTCTTGTGAAAGAAATATACTTGTAAATTTTGGAACATTgtatataatgattatttttatattaattctgaTAAAAGTAATTCTGATTAGGTTGGATGTAGATTTTATTTGCCGTCGTGGGGTGTTACAAACATTATTATGTAGCccatataaaagatataaagaaaatatgaaggaagaagaaaaagataggAAGAAATGGATCATTTGTGCTAGCAAATATCGCGGAACAATATATCTACGCAAATTTTATACAGATGAACTAGAGAAAATTACAACGGGATACAAATTTGAACAGTATATGTTAGCaggtattttacattttttatatatatatatatatatatatatatatatatatatatataaccaatTTGTTTTTGCTTTAAACATAATAGAacatattacttattttatttatatttaatctaaCTTTAGAACAATACTgaaaaagtatactttttattagatGATCCCTCGCATGAACCAGATCCATCAGCATCTCTTAATATATGTGAGGAATTTCATTGCGtgtttaaagcaaaatttggAGATCATTCTTTACTATATGGGGCTGAAATAGATGGTATTCTTTCACAAGAGCCTATAAAAGATACATtgatcgataaaaaattgcttgtTGAATTGAAAACATGTCCAATGTACTATGACAGTGAATATGGGAAATTTGACTTGGATAGAACAATAGGCTGGTGGAGTCAAAGTTATTTAGTAGGAATTGACAAAATTATATGTGgattaaaagataaatctaATACAGTAAGaatgataaaagaatattctacAAATTCGCTGGTATCACAGTCCAAGGTAACAATTCTATTattgtaattctaaaaaagatttcaaaataTGTCCAATGAAATGCTTCttgatacattaattataaatttttgtgtagATTCCCTGTAACGTAAAACCATGTAAAATGTTCtgcaagatatttttagaCAATGTTAAAAGGATTGTCACTAAAGATTATAatgaatgtatatataaatttcactgGAATCCACGTACTAAaagtattgtaaattatactgAAGAAGCTCCTGATAATGAGAAATATGTTTTCTTAAAGGAATGGTTTATCGAGAAAGTAgagaagtataaaaatacttatcaataaatgtaaaaatccaagagataatttgttttttatactaAAAGATATAATAGTGTAAGAAGCTTactagattttatatatgattatataaacaaaaatatgtgACTTACAAAACcatgacaatttttataaggaaacaaattatgtattttattttcaaggaaataaatatgatttattttaatcttgagatattttaataatgataacttTTCAGATTGCTTAATacattaatgaatattttgcattttatacaaaagtttttgatttaatttacgtTTATAAGCTCATATATGTATTCTGATCTTTATTGGTAGAAtcaaatgaaattaaaattttattgcatatcaCACACTTCTACCTAGAACTTGTCCCATTGCATCCATTTCTTTATGGGACATAGGTTCCAACATTAATCCAGGTACTGGCGGAGCCAACTCTAAGTCTCGTAACTCATTTACTTTTACCTTCAAGTCGCTTCTTAGCTTATTAATTACAGTACTACACTCTCTTTGATCTATaatgagaataatattaaattaaacaattatggAATGtgaattaatgaattttcttCTGcttaatttagaataaattaccTTTTTCAAGCAGTTCTTCAGCTGCATTAGATggcatttttaataacaaaggGCCGACTGTTATCCAAGTTTTTTCCTGACGTTGTTTTTGTAGTGCCCTCATTCCAACGCGATCATCATTTCTTCTTTTATCCAGAGCGACTATTTCTTCGCGATCAGTCAGAATTTCACCAGCTTTGTTTTCAACTTTTTCTAAATGCTCCAGTAATCTTTGATGTCCATTCGCCATCTGTaatgtattgaaaaaaatgacgtattgtatgaattaatattgaaaaatatgtatacatatattaggaaattcttatattttagtaaaataaacaCTCTGTgcatttttacacttttattaatattataattgacatGAAAGAGTTTGCACtagtaatatattatagaaaagtttttaaaaatgcagcaaatattttctatatgaattattttataattgaggAATATTGATGATTGACTTACAAGCATAAATATACAAGGATAGTAACACTTATTATCATtgcattcaaattttaaatatacatcacattcacatttataaaattattcacatttattttaagataatgcAATACGCAGAGCTCTTTCTTTCCTAGCTTCTCTGTGAAGTAGTCTTTCCCTGTCTCgctttttcaatgttttttgcTTGGGTATTTTAATGCTATTAATGGCAGTTGCATCACCCGGCTTAAAATGAGTGactttatattcattttctaaTTGTCCTAATCCTTTGCGATCTATTTTCAAGCATGTTTTAATTGgatattttattcctttcCCAGAAGGTCCAAGGCCAGCTTCTTCATCCCATCCTGTATTCAAAAGCATTCTATATCCTTTATTTTGTCTTGATATTCCATACATTGCATGCTTCAGTTTTGGTTTCGTATTGAAGATATGCAGAGTAGAACTTTCATGTTTTTGTAAAGTTGTTTCCTGAAAGGttgttttacaaatttcacaGTAAAATACTGTGTTCTGCTCAAATTGCGCTTTCTGTTCTAGAacattgcaaatatctttatCCTGTTCTATTGAAGAATCTGTAGGCATTGATCTTGTTGATAAAGCATTTGTATTGCTTATTTTTGGAGAACTTGTagatatttgattattactGCTCAATGAAtcagatttctttttcaataacgcaactatacttaaataatttttttttaaagctaatTGAGCTGCAGTAAGACCGGATCTGTCCctagtttttttattagctCCAAGATTCAATAAGAATCGCACTATTTCCAAATGACCACAATAAGCAGCAGACATTAAAGGAGTCCAACCAAAGTCATCtgatacatttacattttccGATGTCATGTGCTTttgtaagaattttaaatctttttgctCCACTGCTTTTAACAATGTATTGATTGTGACTTGTGCTAAAACATCTTCAGAAATTGTAGTCTTCTTTGATTGCTCAATAGAAATCGAATTTATACTGGAGTTGCTTTGGTCACCAACAGTTCttgattttaaatactttcttGTTGTCGTAACATTGCTATTACAAGATTGTATAATTTCTTCATAAGCAACTTTTGCGTCATTTCCTTGGAAAGCCAATTGATGAATATGCTTTTCTGGAGATTTGTCTCGTATATTGGGGGATTCTCTGACAAACATTTTCCATGGTATATCGATGTTGTATCGTAAATGCATCCACGATTGCAGAGacattttgtttgtttgttgCACGTCACGTTGTTTTATAGTTTCGACATATGTTTCTTGCTCATGAAATTTGTACAGGACTCTTGTCTATGTATTTATCTTCTTAAAAAATCACGCAAGcaacacatatataaattgttctgAAATGCGAACTGCAAACGATACTCGCATTTCTCTCCactttatttttgtgataagACATTTTGCAAAGGTAAAGGCGAAATAATGCctcaaaatgataataatcttAAACTTGGTATATGTtgctcataaaaatttaaaatcttattatcaAGACAATATATTGATAGCAAATTACCTTTGCTACTTTAATGCACTATTATTACGCTTTGCTgtattctattaaataatttagaattaggTTATATATAATCTGTCATATATCACGAGATTCttcttacatatatatattctgcaaTGCATGCAACGTAAGAATATATTAGTTCCTACTCTCTAGAAAGCGCAACACTACATTCTCGATTATCACTATTTCCTGTATGAAAATTGAAGACTCTCTATATTAAGCGTAACCAATGCTTAACACTTCTGGcttgagttttttttctttgaattaaattttagatttaatattttgatcaatCAACAACCTGTGTTTTTGGATGGCTGTagacttttaaattaatattcataacgCGTGGAAATCCGAACAATACGCATTCAACCCATAAATGCTTAACcagaaatatgaaatattggTTTTTATGTTTAggtaatgtttatttttttaattacatgaGATAATTGTctggtgtaaaaaattatttaatactattttgcACAAGACTAATGAATTAACAATCAAAAAGAATATGTGAGGCAACATCAgtaatagataattaaatgttaaaagtatAATACAAAAGAATTCGTTAATCTGAATCAGAACATCATGTTTCTTGTTGATTTTCATAATTGTTTCAATGCAAtagaaaagtaaatttaacaagaattaaaataaattttatcatataaatactGAATGGAacatatgaaaaatatctaaatacattttcaaaatttctccaTATAAATTTCAACAAGTAAAGATTTAATTGCAcatagattaaattattttaaattatttataaaaatataaattgttaataatgcaaaatagttttaaatttatttttttttgtagtatAAAAACATTGCACACTTCATTGCATTTATCAACACGCCATCTACCTGTCGCTGCGATGCGTTAAGGAGCAGAAATTTCTGCTTGTTCTGCTGCGGACGAGAATCTCGTCACGAGATTATTCGTAAAGTATCAAGCGGCTACTTCTTAGAGAAAACAAATTATGATGGCAAGCAAGGCTTGGAAGGTTAGTACTGCGGACTTGACTGGAACACAGGAAACTGTTATGAATCGCCTGACAATGATTTCGTAACGAGCAATGACGGTACTCGCGCAGTACGTAACTCGGCTTTAAGTATTGAGCTGCGATCTTTTCGTAGGTAGTCCAACCGCACGTGCCAATGATTAAATTTCGCAAGGGAGGCGTTAATCCAGGTAATATAAACACAACCGACACGACCGTCAACGACGCATGactctgttaaaaaaaatgctcCGTTCACACTGAAATCTGTGTTATTGGTTAGCAGTCGTGGGTGCTGTTCCGTCTGCGCGATCAGGACCGACCCAAGTGCAACAGAGCGCAGGCGGTACAACGGGTCCTCGCGTAATCGCTTTGCCGACGATAGAAGACATTCATCTGCCACTGCGATATCAGAGACGACCGATAGatcaaaaagaaattgaatatattaatgtaagtTGTGACAATCCtttaacagaaatttttatgcggctttaattttaagaactcattttttttattcacattttatatatatatgcgtgtGTACATATGTgcagtattttaatattttttgtaaattattctatatatacattta
This genomic window from Linepithema humile isolate Giens D197 chromosome 5, Lhum_UNIL_v1.0, whole genome shotgun sequence contains:
- the LOC137000139 gene encoding protein misato-like, coding for MTTREILTIQLGHYSNFIGAHWWNLQDSNFTYDPNKPSEINHDVLYREGENERRQVTFTPRLLIADLKGALGYLSEHGTLYNTELNKKSDNQLLWDNAKLEVISDEPNPKTPFIQSLNESSETVDSQSFNLENNVKSWVDYFLPSCHPRTMTIVKEYSHNCTEQPFNIYTYGRNLWTTEQFSDDFCDRIRSYVEECDLMQGFQVLVDSADGFAGLGASCIQHLRDEYGKSILTFPCLDFNNSEPSASDLIKIVNTALCWQHIGEYSSLYSPLSCGQVGWPFAANARKFENITYRPELKYHSSAILATALDTLTLRYRTKKYTNASLSDLCADLNKLGRKAAATTLSLPFPMKIKMDLIDILDEFEGSLWTSLTPSCDIPMDYDMRSIALRGIPEERLKRPCHESPKQQLIKSAYNCSSVHEMMTFYLTCTSHASATYLSNIEAPLKISLPYPKIFNNNVTENGNITNCPVETDVNSVAAMAGLHSSNDIAAMYESLLNQIKRIRSIKKFHAFMDSGLEEDEFTECVHNLADCKEAYEDHYI
- the LOC136996845 gene encoding decapping and exoribonuclease protein-like; this translates as MMKFKINFEKFPDYSVPRLTIELMGHFSVDGDAKYQADLSQLKYYIPPPILDNVCYDLKRNSECSTRFKPDACERLDFIFQWITENFSRLEKPLSMQKERWLDVDFICRRGVLKKLLCSPYVRYEENMEEEEKDRKKWIICASKYRGTIYLRKFYTDEQEKITTGYKFEQYMLADDPSHEPDPSAPLNICEEFHCVFKAKFGDHSLLYGAEIDGILSQEPINDTLIDKNIKLVELKTCPMHYERGRFYPDKATNWWSQNYLVGIDKIICGLKDKSNTVRMIKEYSTNSLIPRSKICCNQRKCEMFCKIFLDNVKRIVTKDYNECIYKFHWNPRTKDIVNYTEEAPDNENYIFLKEFVKKVEECKNTYQ
- the LOC105669306 gene encoding decapping and exoribonuclease protein isoform X2 gives rise to the protein MDCISIIATVDDDAQYHADLSQLKYYIPPPILDNVCYDLTKNSEFTRYKPNECERLNFILQWITENFSRLEKPLSKQKERWLDVDFICRRGVLQTLLCSPYKRYKENMKEEEKDRKKWIICASKYRGTIYLRKFYTDELEKITTGYKFEQYMLADDPSHEPDPSASLNICEEFHCVFKAKFGDHSLLYGAEIDGILSQEPIKDTLIDKKLLVELKTCPMYYDSEYGKFDLDRTIGWWSQSYLVGIDKIICGLKDKSNTVRMIKEYSTNSLVSQSKIPCNVKPCKMFCKIFLDNVKRIVTKDYNECIYKFHWNPRTKSIVNYTEEAPDNEKYVFLKEWFIEKVEKYKNTYQ
- the LOC105669306 gene encoding decapping and exoribonuclease protein isoform X1, which produces MEFKIDFECFRDYLPPILTIILMGYFSVDDDAQYHADLSQLKYYIPPPILDNVCYDLTKNSEFTRYKPNECERLNFILQWITENFSRLEKPLSKQKERWLDVDFICRRGVLQTLLCSPYKRYKENMKEEEKDRKKWIICASKYRGTIYLRKFYTDELEKITTGYKFEQYMLADDPSHEPDPSASLNICEEFHCVFKAKFGDHSLLYGAEIDGILSQEPIKDTLIDKKLLVELKTCPMYYDSEYGKFDLDRTIGWWSQSYLVGIDKIICGLKDKSNTVRMIKEYSTNSLVSQSKIPCNVKPCKMFCKIFLDNVKRIVTKDYNECIYKFHWNPRTKSIVNYTEEAPDNEKYVFLKEWFIEKVEKYKNTYQ
- the LOC105669309 gene encoding p53 and DNA damage-regulated protein 1-like isoform X3 codes for the protein MANGHQRLLEHLEKVENKAGEILTDREEIVALDKRRNDDRVGMRALQKQRQEKTWITVGPLLLKMPSNAAEELLEKDQRECSTVINKLRSDLKVKVNELRDLELAPPVPGLMLEPMSHKEMDAMGQVLGRSV
- the LOC105669309 gene encoding p53 and DNA damage-regulated protein 1-like isoform X2, translating into MLMANGHQRLLEHLEKVENKAGEILTDREEIVALDKRRNDDRVGMRALQKQRQEKTWITVGPLLLKMPSNAAEELLEKDQRECSTVINKLRSDLKVKVNELRDLELAPPVPGLMLEPMSHKEMDAMGQVLGRSV
- the LOC105669309 gene encoding G patch domain and ankyrin repeat-containing protein 1 homolog isoform X1, yielding MSLQSWMHLRYNIDIPWKMFVRESPNIRDKSPEKHIHQLAFQGNDAKVAYEEIIQSCNSNVTTTRKYLKSRTVGDQSNSSINSISIEQSKKTTISEDVLAQVTINTLLKAVEQKDLKFLQKHMTSENVNVSDDFGWTPLMSAAYCGHLEIVRFLLNLGANKKTRDRSGLTAAQLALKKNYLSIVALLKKKSDSLSSNNQISTSSPKISNTNALSTRSMPTDSSIEQDKDICNVLEQKAQFEQNTVFYCEICKTTFQETTLQKHESSTLHIFNTKPKLKHAMYGISRQNKGYRMLLNTGWDEEAGLGPSGKGIKYPIKTCLKIDRKGLGQLENEYKVTHFKPGDATAINSIKIPKQKTLKKRDRERLLHREARKERALRIALS
- the LOC105669310 gene encoding alpha-ketoglutarate dehydrogenase component 4 isoform X1 translates to MMASKAWKVVQPHVPMIKFRKGGVNPAVVGAVPSARSGPTQVQQSAGGTTGPRVIALPTIEDIHLPLRYQRRPIDQKEIEYINRGGPE
- the LOC105669310 gene encoding alpha-ketoglutarate dehydrogenase component 4 isoform X2, whose product is MMASKAWKVVQPHVPMIKFRKGGVNPVVGAVPSARSGPTQVQQSAGGTTGPRVIALPTIEDIHLPLRYQRRPIDQKEIEYINRGGPE